The DNA sequence GGTGCGAACCTGTCGGAAATTCCGACAGGTTGAGGCTTCATCCAATTCACCCTCTTCGTAGATATGCTGAATGTGCTCTACAATATTGGTGCGGGAAGATTGAAAAAGCTCTGCCATCTGCTGCTGACTCAGCCATACGGTCTCATCCACAAAGCGTACATCGATCTTCGTATGGCCATCTTCCGTCCGGTAGATAACAATATCACCCTGACTTTCATTGGGTGCAAGTTTTCTCTCGTCGGCCATACTTATTCCTCCTCTTCGTTCAATCCTTCATTGACTTCTGATTCGCGCTCGCTGTCATCATCAGCGGCATTGTCCACATACTCATATTCGGGGACGGTAATGTTTCGAACATCGATTTTGCCAGTGACAGCGTCTGAAATGATCCTTGCTTTTAATTCCAGAAGATGTTTAATATTTTCACGCTCTATTTCTATAATTTTATCGATCTGGACAAGTCTCTGTTCAATCTTGGCAAGAATGCTTTCCTGTTCTTCAATACCAGGTATTCCAAGAGTAAAATTCTTAATGTAATTAACAGATACTCGCTTCTGGCCTGCAGAGCCTGTCATTACCTCTTCGCCAAGTTTTCTGAATGGCCTTGTCATGGTAATCATATAAAGATATTTTGACAGAACTTTTTCAGAAGGACGCAAGTTAATAAACTCTGTTGTACCAAACCCAATGTCAGTATCAAGATCATCTAAGCAAGCTCCTTTCCCATTTTCAAAACACGGTGTAATTTTTGCTACAACTACATCGCCCTTTGAAAATGAGGAAAATCCCGTTCGTACATCCGCTATTTTTTTCTTTATTGAGCAGTCAACGTTGCCGGTTTCAGAGACATTTTCCATTGGAAGGAACGTAACCAAATCCGAGTCGTTCTTCGTCTTGACAATATCTGAGATCGAGGCATTTGCTCTACAAATACGTTTTAATGGCAAAACATCCCAAGTAGCAGGGACTTCTCCAAGCCAATAAATACCGCTATCTTTTCTATCAGTGTTTTTAAACCCGTACAGCATACCTTGGTCTATTATTGCTTTGCGCAGCTCCCTATAGACAATCACTTGTTTTTTCTTGACTGAAATCAATCTGTTGACCGCAGAAACCTTCCAATCCAAGAACCGCACAATCTGGTCTTGCTCAGCGCGGGGAGGGGCGGGGATTTGTGTTGATTGGAATGTGTTGACATTGATTGTTTTACGCAGACCAGTATAAAGTGGCTTTAGCAACTTTCCATTATCCAATGCCAGATAATAGTAAAGGATATAACGAGAATTGATATTGTTAACGTCCATAATGGTATATGCACCTGTCAACATACCATCAAAATTGGATAATCCAACGGTTCTCGGCGTCTCATCTACATCAAACAAACAGAAAACCATATCCCCCTTTTTAATAACCTTATATTTTCCAAAATCAGAAGGGAATTTTCCACCTGCATCCAGATCTCTCGGTATGATTCCATTAAGTGTTAAAGAAAGCAATGTATATTCAGATGAACGTTCACCGACTTTCTCTTTTATCTCGGTGAAAATATTCTTGTTTCTTCTAATTTCCCAATGTGCTGGTATAGTCTTAAGCCAAGGGAGATTCATCTCTTTATATTCACTATAAGACTTCATGAAAAGCTCTCCATGATCTCCGCCAACACACCATCAGCCTCTTTCTCCAGTTCATGGAGTGTGGCAAGAATATCACTCATTTCGCGCAGTTCCACCGGTTTATAGAAATACTTGGTGAAGCTGATTTCATAGCCGATCGCCGTTTTCTTTTCGTCCACATAAGCATCCGGCGCATAGGTCAGCACCTCATTTTTCATGAAAGCTTCAATGCCGCCCTCATAGGTGAAAGGAATGTTCTCCGTGTCGCGCAGGTCAACATCCGGCTCGCCCTCAATGGGCTTTGCGGCGGGGTCTTTCTCGGTGATAAAGGGGCGCAGCTTTTTCAAAATGCCGGCTTTTAGTTTCGTGGCTTTGGCAAAGGCGGTCCAATCATCGAGTGGTGTGTCTTTTGGAACAGAGGCAAGCGCCTTTTTAACACTTGCTATTTCATCCGTCTTTTTGAAAGTGCCTGCTGGAATTCCTCTCTCAGGATACACGCGCAGGCGCAGCGGGCGTTCCACCGTGATTTTCCAATAGGCAAACTCATTGTTATCAAAGACCTTGCTGACATCGCTTTCTTCCATGGCAAGGAAAATGCGAACAATTTCTTTGCGCAAGTCCGGAGTAAATTTGCAATTCTTTTTACCCATATTCTTACGAAGCGGTGATTTCATTGCCGTCGCATCAATCAGCTGAATTTTTCCTTTGCGACGTTCTTCTTTTTTGTTGGACAGGATCCAGATGAAGGTGCCGATTCCCGTGTTGTAGAACATATTCTCAGGTGCG is a window from the Peptococcus niger genome containing:
- a CDS encoding restriction endonuclease subunit S encodes the protein MKSYSEYKEMNLPWLKTIPAHWEIRRNKNIFTEIKEKVGERSSEYTLLSLTLNGIIPRDLDAGGKFPSDFGKYKVIKKGDMVFCLFDVDETPRTVGLSNFDGMLTGAYTIMDVNNINSRYILYYYLALDNGKLLKPLYTGLRKTINVNTFQSTQIPAPPRAEQDQIVRFLDWKVSAVNRLISVKKKQVIVYRELRKAIIDQGMLYGFKNTDRKDSGIYWLGEVPATWDVLPLKRICRANASISDIVKTKNDSDLVTFLPMENVSETGNVDCSIKKKIADVRTGFSSFSKGDVVVAKITPCFENGKGACLDDLDTDIGFGTTEFINLRPSEKVLSKYLYMITMTRPFRKLGEEVMTGSAGQKRVSVNYIKNFTLGIPGIEEQESILAKIEQRLVQIDKIIEIERENIKHLLELKARIISDAVTGKIDVRNITVPEYEYVDNAADDDSERESEVNEGLNEEEE